In Ipomoea triloba cultivar NCNSP0323 chromosome 7, ASM357664v1, a single genomic region encodes these proteins:
- the LOC116025418 gene encoding protein argonaute 5-like, with protein MSGRGTGGGGGDGRGRSQRGGGPGGRGGGRGGGGPGGRGGGRGGGGPGGRGGGRGGGGPGGRGGDRVAGHVETGGKGRGSGGPSPSYSVTSPFPEIPASSSLSPLTAQSLSSDMEQKLTLQPSPSKQPEVESPVLPPASTKAIRFPVRPGTGTIGQRCVVRANHFLVQIAERDLHHYDVSISPEVTSKTVCRLIISKLVTDYQQSYLGNRMLAYDGGKSAYTAGELPFLSKDFVVKLDDEDGGSRRREREFKVSIKFATKHSLYHLQQFLQRKQPDCPQETIQVLDVALRTKLSSIYQVVGRSFFSHEFEEGRLGDGLDYWKGFYQSLRPCQMGLSLNIDVSARAFYEPIFVSEYVKKFVRDLSRPVTDQDRIKIKRDLKGVKVEFEHQGQIRQRRKISGFSSQPPHQLMFELDGGEKISVAQYFKQKYNIVLKYPLLPAIQSGNDARPVYLPMEVCRIAKGQRYTRKLNERQVTQLLRATCKRPAEREALIGGILRKNDYNKDKLVSNEFGMHLVPELTAIDARVLPPPKLKYHESGRESLVDPRVGQWNMINKKMVDAARVEFWTCVNFSRCHDPERFCDELLSMCCSKGMAFNPDPLVPIRSAHSSRIDKTLIDIHNECTARIASMKPGGSLQLLIVILPDVSGSYGKIKRICETELGIVSQCCQPRQAAKTGNKQYLENVALKINVKVGGRNCFLELAVQRKIPYLTDRPTIIFGADVTHPQPGEDSSSSIAAVVASMDWPQVTKYRGLVSAQQHREEIIQGLYKTYQDPQRGTVHSGMIRELLIEFRKSTGRKPERIIFYRDGVSEGQFSQVLLEEMDAIRKACCSLEAEYLPPVTFVVVQKRHHTRLFPANNRMTDRSGNILPGTVVDTQICHPTEFDFYLCSHAGIQGTSRPAHYHVLFDENRFTADALQNLTNCLCYTYARCTKSVSIVPPAYYAHLAAFRARYYVEDEMSDGSSGISGGRATRDKDANVKPLPIIKDNVKAVMFYC; from the exons ATGTCAGGCCGTGGAAcgggcggcggcggaggagacGGTCGAGGACGGTCGCAACGCGGTGGTGGCCCCGGCGGTAGAGGCGGCGGACGTGGTGGTGGCGGTCCCGGCGGTAGAGGCGGCGGACGTGGTGGTGGCGGTCCCGGCGGTAGAGGCGGCGGACGTGGTGGTGGTGGTCCCGGCGGTAGAGGCGGCGATCGTGTCGCCGGTCATGTGGAAACCGGCGGTAAGGGACGCGGTAGTGGTGGTCCCTCACCGTCTTACAGTGTGACGTCACCATTTCCGGAGATTCCCGCCTCATCGTCTTTGTCTCCTCTTACAGCTCAGTCTCTGAGCTCCGATATGGAGCAAAAACTCACGCTTCAACCATCTCCGTCTAAACAGCCGGAAGTCGAGTCTCCGGTGCTCCCTCCGGCGTCGACGAAGGCTATTCGTTTTCCAGTTCGGCCGGGGACTGGGACGATAGGTCAGAGATGCGTTGTACGCGCCAATCACTTTTTGGTTCAGATTGCTGAACGAGATTTACATCACTACGAT GTCAGCATTTCTCCTGAGGTTACATCAAAGACAGTTTGCAGGCTTATAATCAGCAAACTAGTTACGGATTACCAGCAGTCTTACTTAgggaataggatgctggctTATGATGGAGGCAAGAGTGCTTATACTGCAGGGGAATTGCCTTTCCTCTCTAAAGATTTTGTTGTGAAGTTGGATGATGAGGATGGGGGTTCAAG GCGGCGAGAAAGAGAATTCAAAGTATCAATCAAATTTGCCACCAAACATAGTCTGTATCATCTTCAACAATTCTTGCAACGCAAGCAGCCTGATTGCCCACAGGAAACTATACAAGTTCTTGATGTGGCTTTGAGGACAAAACTATCATCCAT ATATCAAGTTGTGGGGAGATCATTTTTCTCACATGAGTTTGAAGAGGGCCGCCTAGGTGATGGTTTGGATTACTGGAAAGGATTTTATCAGAGCCTTCGCCCATGTCAAATGGGGCTATCTTTGAATATAG ATGTGTCTGCCCGAGCGTTTTATGAACCCATTTTTGTTTCCGAGTATGTGAAGAAGTTTGTTAGAGATTTGAGTAGGCCTGTAACAGATCAAGATCGTATAAAG ATTAAAAGAGATTTGAAGGGTGTTAAGGTGGAATTCGAACATCAAGGTCAAATCAGACAACGCCGTAAAATCTCAGGATTTTCTTCCCAACCGCCTCATCAATTGAT GTTTGAACTTGATGGGGGAGAGAAGATTTCTGTAGCCCAATACTTCAAGCAGAAATACAATATTGTACTAAAATATCCCTTGTTGCCTGCCATTCAATCCGGCAATGATGCCAGACCTGTATATTTACCAATGGAG GTTTGCCGAATTGCCAAGGGCCAGAGGTATACAAGAAAATTGAATGAAAGGCAAGTTACTCAGTTACTGAGAGCAACATGCAAACGTCCTGCTGAGAGGGAGGCTTTGATTGGTGGT ATACTCAGGAAGAATGATTACAACAAAGACAAACTAGTGAGTAATGAATTTGGAATGCATTTAGTGCCTGAACTTACTGCTATTGATGCACGCGTCCTTCCACCTCCAAAG CTAAAATATCATGAATCTGGACGTGAATCCCTAGTTGATCCTAGGGTTGGACAGTGGAACATGATAAATAAG AAAATGGTTGATGCTGCGAGGGTGGAATTTTGGACATGTGTCAACTTTTCACGGTGCCATGATCCAGAAAGGTTTTGTGATGAATTGCTTTCGATGTGCTGCAGTAAAGGGATG gcTTTCAATCCAGACCCATTGGTTCCTATTCGTTCTGCTCATTCTAGTAGAATTGATAAGACActgattgacattcataatgaGTGCACTGCTAGAATTGCAAGTATGAAGCCTGGTGGAAGTTTACAGCTTCTAATAGTTATTCTTCCTGATGTTAGTGGGTCCTATG GAAAGATCAAACGAATTTGCGAGACCGAGTTGGGAATTGTCTCTCAGTGCTGTCAACCTAGACAGGCAGCTAAGACTGGTAACAAGCAATATCTTGAAAATGTCGCACTAAAGATAAATGTTAAG GTTGGTGGAAGAAACTGTTTTCTGGAGCTAGCTGTGCAGAGAAAAATACCTTACCTCACTGATCGTCCAACAATTATATTTGGGGCTGATGTTACTCACCCACAGCCAGGGGAGGACTCGAGTTCTTCAATTGCTGCA GTGGTTGCATCAATGGATTGGCCTCAAGTCACAAAGTATAGAGGGCTGGTTTCTGCACAGCAACATCGTGAAGAGATCATTCAGGGTCTTTACAAAACATATCAGGATCCACAAAGAGGAACGGTTCATAGCGGCATGATAAG GGAATTATTAATTGAGTTCAGAAAGTCGACAGGGCGTAAACCAGAGAGAATCATATTTTATAG AGATGGAGTGAGTGAAGGTCAGTTCAGTCAAGTTTTGTTGGAAGAAATGGATGCAATTCGAAAG GCATGCTGTTCATTGGAAGCCGAATATCTCCCTCCAGTTACGTTTGTTGTGGTGCAGAAGAGGCATCACACCCGCTTGTTCCCTGCGAATAATAGAATGACAGATAGAAGTGGCAACATACTGCCAG GTACTGTGGTTGATACGCAGATTTGCCACCCTACCGAATTTGATTTCTACCTTTGCAGCCATGCTGGTATCCAG gGGACAAGCCGTCCTGCCCATTACCATGTCCTTTTTGATGAGAACAGATTCACTGCAGATGCCTTGCAGAACTTGACAAACTGCCTGTGTTACAC ATATGCTCGGTGCACTAAATCAGTCTCCATTG TTCCACCTGCATATTATGCACATTTGGCAGCTTTTCGTGCTAGGTATTATGTCGAGGATGAAATGTCTGATGGATCCTCTGGAATTTCCGGTGGGAGGGCTACAAGGGACAAGGATGCTAATGTTAAGCCATTGCCAATAATCAAGGACAATGTGAAGGCTGTCATGTTTTATTGCTGA